The DNA sequence GCACAGTTTGAGGTTCAGTTTGGGTGCAGTTTGGGTGTAGTTTTGGATTCATGTTGGGTGACATTTGTGTGTAGTTTAGGGTTTAAGCTGAGTGTAGTTTGGGGTTCAGATTAGGTGTAGTTTGAAGCTCAGGTTGGGGTTCAGTTTGGAGTTAAAGTTGGGTGCAGTTTGGGGTTTAAGGTGGGTATAGATTGGAGTTCaagttgtgtgttgtttggggtTAAGGGTTGGTGCAGTTTTGGGTTCAGGCTGGGTATATTTTGGGGTTCAGTTTGGGTGTAGCTTGGGGTTCAGGTTGGGTATAGTTTGGGGTTTTGGCTGGGTATAGCTTTGGTGCAATCTGGGGTTCAGGTTGGGTATAGTTTGGGGTTCAGGTTGGGTGTAGTTTGGAAGGGATTACAGTGCGTGGGTGGGGGAGGTTTCACATTGTGTGGAATGCCACGGCCAGGCTCCAGTGGCTCTTCACTGGCCTTTAGACCTGCAGGACAGACAGCAGACCTTGCTGTAGTACCAGTGTGTGCACAGGTTGACCCGCAGGACCAGAGCGCAGTTGGTCGTCGGCTTGTCCTGACACATATCTTCAGCTGGAGGAGACGGGGACAGAACACAACTCTTTTGTCTTTTAGAAATTCTTGGTGTTGACGGCAGTATTGCTGTAACTATTGCGGGTAAGAAACTTATTAAACTAAAGAGAAATTATGGGACTCCTAAGAACCTTTGAAGACCTGGAACAAATTTTTATTACCACTGCACAGCAGTACAAAGTTATTTAATgcctgcatttaacccattttaCCACACTTCCATCACTCCCCTGCCCATATTTATCTTCCTGCATGTCCCAAGCCTACTTTTCAGTCCCAAGCCTACTTTTCTGACCTTACCACTGTGAAAAGAACACCTCAGCACTATGGGTGTGAACGGCTGCGGAGCTGCATTTGAACATCAGTTTATACTTACACTTGCCAAACTGCATTGGAAAACTGAAAGTGAATCTTAATGGAATAAAAGGACCAAAGGACAATGAAGGTAGCCACAGACTGAAAGTCAGAGAAGCAGCTTGGGACTGGAATTTATactaaactgtgtgtgtggtagtTACCTGGTGCCTCTGTGGGACAGGTCTGTATCTCACAGCTCTGTCTAGCCTGTGGTTTGAGCGCTGAATCACAGCTGTGTCCAATCTCGTCTCCCTGATAACACTTCACCTCCCTTAACCGCACACCACTTCCACATGTCTTGctgcactgcacacacacacacacacacacacacacacacacacacacacatattaattcaaatgtgtactGAAACACACTTCCAGAGAGCTAAGGTTACTAAAAGAATATGTATTCCAATACACCCATTAATGGCTCAGTACCAATAATTAAGGCTCTGTTCAAACTCTGTAAAGCAGGTGTTGACCAGAGCTTGAGGGATATAAGACCTGAATCAAGAGGTTTACTTATTTAATAGGAAGCTTTTATGCTTTAAAATCTCACTCTCCAGTTTAAATAATGTCTCCCGTTAGTGATGCGATCAGTAAATGTTGTGTGTAAAATTACCTACAAGTTTCAAAACTTTTGACCATCATAGTTTGGCCCAGGTCTCACTCGTAAAAAACAGACTGTTCACCCCAAAGGGATCACTTTAACCAGATCATCCGCATAATTCACTTTACCTGTCAGTGGCTTTAATCTTTTGGATGAACTTAGAAAGACTTCTTAGAAAGGTTTACACAGTAGTGTAGTGTTGACTGAAGTATTCATTGCTTTGTTGTTAACAACATAATGTTGTACACTCTGCAAAGTAGACATACTCAAGAAAGTGGCCCctgagtttttgttttttttaagagatTAGCTTCACCTCTCAGAGCCATAATTATACTCATGTATATCATTACATTTAATCTCTGTAACTTtagagctgctgtgtgtgtgtattaacaaatacaaacaaatctaTCAAACAGTATTTCTAAACGTgattatttattctttaaattggttctatatatatatatatatatatatatatatatataaataaaataaatataatcattcattcattcattatctattcATCATTcataaccgcttttccagttcagggtcgcggtgtgtccagagcctacctggaatcattgggcgcaaggcagaaatacaccctggagggggcgccgaaTGAAACGGTTTATGTTTCAAATAAACCTCTAATATTAGTGCAGAAGCTccaggccactagatgtcaATATAATGACTGGCTGACCCTTCAATGAAATACTAGgtaagatttatttttgctcctgggctccccctactgttgaagagtgtaatttatttttacaaagctgtgaatgtgtgagtgtttgtcaccctgcgaatgactggcaccccctccagggtgtgttcacgccttgcgcccagtgattctgggtaggctccagacccactatgaccctgaattggttaggggtttcagacaataaatgaataaattaattaatgctctgaaatcaagggggggggggtccaaaagttacacagtgcagtttctgcagtgctgagcctggagtagcaataaCATATGCTCTATTGCtctattcttcctattacaACTGAAGGTGCCAGCGACTTGAAGGTGTTGCTGAGTTACCTGTGACCAGGCCGTTGTAAACCATTTGGAGCAGGGTCTCTCAAAGCAGTCTGTGCTTTGCTCAGGCTTCAGAATGCCAGAGCATGCACTTTCTGGATACTCCTTAAACACGCCATCCTCCAGCCCTGCACACACGACCTGCCGGACCTTCAGCCCCCGGCCACATGAGGCATTAcactgcgcacacacacacacacacactataacacTTACAGAgtaaagaagaagaaaggaaCATTTATCTAACCCTTAATGTTTTAAACTGGCTGAGGCTGAGACCTCTCAAAAATCACTTATGATTCCCTGGACTTTAGCAGGAGAGGAGCACACGCTTTCTTCAAGATACAAAATGCCAGCCACTACCACTTTTCAAACTCCTGTTAACACTAACActttgaggagaacactaaatatCCAGATCTGTCTCCAAGACTGTACTTGTGTGATGGGGAAGAGTTGGGCCATACTAAACACCCAGAGAAATGTACTCTCCTGAACTTCTGACCTCTGAATCTCTGAACATCGGCTAATGACTTACAAGAGCCTCCTCAGTAACAGTGGAGCAAGGCAGGGGCACACCCTGGGCAAGATTCCGTCCACGAAAAGGCGATTTTCTGAAATAATCAGTCAATCAAAAGTGTATTTGAGCTAGAGCAGGTTGGGCATTTGCTGTGATTGTGGGAACGCTGCTTAGATACacacaaattataataatttattgtaaGGGTTACTATGCTTAGTTCATGTATTTAGAGATGCCAGTGACAGAAATTAGTAGCATTCAAACTCTACCATTAACATTAATAGCATTAAATAACTCTAAATTAAATGATAACGTTATAAACGTTGAGTCGAGTGACCTTGCTTCAGTCAATATGTGACAGCTTTGAGCTGCATGTTAATCTATAAAAACTTCTACATAAATAAAACTTCATAATCATTACCTGCTCCCACTCTTGCTCCACCCAGTGGGCAGGGCAGTTCCTGTCGCCACATGGATGAACGTCCAGGGGTTTCAGCTCTGGATCACACTGAACATCTGAAATTACTTTACCATTTCCACTCTTACACACCACATGGCGGGTCATCCGGCCTTCTCCACATGGCCCTGAGCACTGACAATCCggcacaaacatacacacacacacgcaaacaatAGCATGAAGGCCCAAACTTTTATCAACATATCACATGCCCCACCAGGGGCAACAGCACACCGGATATTATCTACACACCATACAAGTGCTGTTTAAAGGCTCAAGCTCATCCACCTTTTTAAACCTGCAAGATATAAAAAACAACACGGTCTGACCGTGCAAGATAGAAACAACTGCAATCCGTAGCTGCCATGCACAAAAACACTCCATCTGCATTGCTCCAGAGCTCCAGTCCACTGAGGAGCCAACCAATATACAGAATCCTATTTACGCCCTACAGGAGCCAATGAGGTCACATCTGTCAAAAGCTCTGCAAGTTACTAAAAGCAGCTTATTTTTCACACCCAGACAACTATGATCAGTCAATGTTTATATGTTCACTTATCAcctaatgtggaaaaaaaacatggtttTTACACATCTATTTTATGCTGTTTCAGTGATGTTTCATGTCCACTCCATTGGCTTCCCATGACAATGGGAGACATTATGTTCTTGTATTAATCTTGTTTTAAATGTGGTggctgtcacgccttcgtcctgtcagtctgttgtccccgccatgtgctttacttgcacatggctatgttttgtttatatccttgtctccgccctcgtccgtgtcatgtgttagcCCGTCCTccttatctgtccaggtgtgtctcgtttgtgtctgtatttaagccctcttgtgtcacgtcctgttggtcgttcatttcattcacatttCTCGTTTCTCCTCTGTCATGTTATttgtctgtctccgtagtttcccTCGTCGTCGTTTCGTTCCCCAGTCTAGTCCGTCTCTGTGATAGTTTCGTTTCATTTCTTGTGTTATGGTTTCCTTTGtagcttgtctttgttttgtcatacattttgttattaaataccctccgtgttttagcaaatgcgtccgcctcagtcagtccgctccgtgattcctgacagaatgtacgacccccAGGACGCAGCAAGCACAGAAAATATGTTCGACAGGGCTGCGATGTGGAGTAGCCGGCTCCGGCAGATACACGCCAGCGTTAATCAACGCCTACAGGAGGAGGCAGCTCGTGAATCGAGTGATTACGCCAGCGCGAGTCGTAAGAGTCGGCGGAaaaagcgtgctggagtccccccctcgctgggggattaccccctcagttccggggaaattttttggggggcgttaagggtaggggctgttagcctcacctctgtagctctgaggtctgaggctaacaggggcgcacctcgaggggatctaatgggtgcgcctgtgaaaccccctaaaccctttacagctccagcgcgagcccggcgagcagcacaaacccctgtcctcgagagcgcggctgtctctcctgtcttcatggacgacgtcgcagattcctctgcctccgtggaagacgtcgcagattcctctgcctccgtggacgtcgtcgcaggttcccctgcctccttggacgtcgctcctgtccccgtgactatggcggcaccggccgctcctgtccccgtgactatggcggcaccggccgctcctgtccccgtgactatggcggcaccggccgctcctgtccccgtgactatggcggcaccggccgcactgtccccgtgactgtggctacggcctctcctgtccccgtgactgtggctacggcctctcctgtccccgtgactgtggctacggcctctcctgtccccgtgactgtggctacggcctctcctgtccccgtgactgtggctacggcctctcctgtccccgtgactgtggctacggcctctcctgtccccgtgactgtggctacggcctctcctgtctatgtccgtaggtcggcccgaaggacttcagggccgatccccagaactgtgcccaggctggttcctcagactgccccacagacattagccagtcctgggcacccccctgttatattggttcccttgtctgtcccagtcttgattcctgtctctgtccttgtccctgtgcccgtgtcagcctttgtctctgtccctgtcccggtcactgtgtttgtgtcagtccctgtgaatgtattggtccctgttcccctgtcaagtcctgtccagtctccgtttcaaccccctgttcagtcccctgctagtcatgtccagtctccgtatccgtccaatgtccagtcacccgtcttgtctccggtccagtctctgtttcaaatccctgtccagtctcaagccccgtctccgtttcaaccctctgtcttgtctcctgtccagtcccctgttactcctgtccagtccccgtttcaaccctctgtcttgtctcacgtccagttcccgtatccgtccaatgtccagtcacctgtcttgtctccggtccagtttccctttcaatcccctgtccagtctccagtcccgtctccgtttcagtctagtgtcatgtcacctgtcctgtcttctgtccagtcacgtacccctgtccagtctaaggttcctatcctgtccagtgtcttgtcaccagtctctgctcccgtccagtcccagcaccaaatcctgtcacctgtcccgtcttctgtccagtccctgtttccatccagtgtcatgtccaatgtcaaaaaccctgtcaagtcccatgtgtccactcctgtcctgtccagtccgttctcgtctcttgttgcccccctttgtcagtctcctgtcatgtcccatgtcccgtctcgtatattcggtcctgtcgtgtccccagctcctgtgtctgttcccgtcctgtcctgagtcctgtcacccgttggtttgttgtcctgtcttgttgtccgtgccctctcctgtgccagctcctggggggtttaggagtacgcgcccgggagttgcgcgttcttggggggggcatctgtcacaccttcgtcctgtcagtctgttgtccccgccatgtgctttacttgcacatggctatgttttgtttatatccttgtctccgccctcgtcccgcctcctcgtccgtgtcatgtgttagcccgtcctcgttatctgtccaggtgtgtctcgtttgtgtctgtatttaagccctcttgtgtcacgtcctgttggtcgttcatttcattcacatttCTCGTTTCTCCTCTGTCATGTTATTTGTCTGTCTCCATAGTTTCCCTCGTCGTCGTTTcgttccccagtctagtctgtctctgtgatagTTTCGTTTCATTTCTTGTGTTATGGTTTCCTTTGtagcttgtctttgttttgtcatacattttgttattaaataccctccgtgttttagcaaatgcgtccgcctcagtcagtccgctccgtgattcctgacagtgGCGCAGAGAATGATCTATTAGATCTCTATTTTATTAGATAATATTATACCcttattttttccacatttttctacatacattttataatttatattttggttttttaatagtttggtttttttgttttactttgcaGCTCAGGTGTAAAAACACATATAAATTCCCCCAGCTTAAAGCAGCAGAAAAGACTCACCGGACCCCAGTCTGAGACTGTCCACCTGCGGTCACAAGGCGgaccctcacactctctctgagcAAGGGGCCGAGTAGAATCATTACAAAGAAGAGTGTCCATTGAACAACGGACCTCCCGACTCCTCACACCACGACCACCACACCGTGCTGAAcactgcagaaaacacacacatgcagagttACAGAGCTGCCTACTGCATTTTCGGTAtgttagatttaaaaaataaaaataaatatatatatcattaacagatcaagaacagaacaaattgattatgtttttgcagtgctttttcctgatggagctcataatgaATACAGCGACCAATAATTCTTCTCATCCtacattttcaaataattatattgtaggttattttttgttaaatacaaTGACAGCTGACATATTTAAATCTTCACATCAAATGCAAAAGAGCAGAgaatgtttttgcttttttttttaaaacaaaacgtGACCCTAAACCTCATTTAGTCACTACtcgaaataaaaatatattttagaaaagTGGCTTTTTACATCACGTATGTGGAGAAACGCTGCTAAAAAAAAgtcagcacccccccccccacttagAACACTCTTGATAACTACAGTGCCCATCAAAGGCTTTGTTTAAAGGAGGGCCAGTGTTTATAATTTTTACCCCTTTAGAGTAAGAGTGAaggtattattcattcattatctgtaaccgcttatccagttcagtgtcgcagtgggtccgggcCTACCtagaattattgggcgcaaggcaggaacacaccctggaggtgcgtcagtccttcacagggcaccacacactcacacatacggacaccttttgagtcgccaatccacctaccaacgtgtgtttttggactgaggaaaccggagcacccagaggaaacgcacgcagacacagggagaacacgccaaactcctcacagtcacccggagggggactctaacccacaaccctggagctgtctgattgcgagactacctgctgtaccactgtGTCGCCCAACAGTGAAGGTATAATAACTAGGTAATACACACAGAATTACAAATCTAAAAGCATACATAATCTATCAATTCTAATTTCTTCCTCATCTCTGTCTCAAATAACTTCATGAGGAGAATCCTGAGATATAAAGACCATGCTAAAACCAATACTTGGGGCCAACCGGTGATTTCAAATGTTGTCAAAACATAACCAACACAATATGGAGATTCCTGACAGCATGGGTTATGAACACAGAACAATTCGAGAAGCGGCGTGGACACAACCAGAACCAGTCACTAAATATAACCCATGGCAACAAACCACTAAATTAGCGACAGGTTATTATGTCATTATGTTATCACACACTTGTGTCATTTGATATAACACAATTAGGTAGAGGTAGAGACATGAGGTCATATGTTATATGCTAGGAACTGAAAGCGTGAATTCAAGGCATAATGGCTCCTAGTAATAGAGGGTGTCCCAAAAGTAAGAAGACAGAAAAGAAATGAAATTTATGTTGTAATATTCAAATAATTTCTTCTTAAATAATAGTTctcaaaaatgttatttatctAAGCCCCACTTCTTGGACAGTCCCTGAAAGAAATCATTTATACTCCATAGAGTGTGTTCACCACAAAGGGTtgtctgtgtttaaatggtCCTGACCTCGGACCACTCGGACACCTCCCACTGGGGTCCACAGGATTTACTCTTGCAGGCCTTTCGAGCCATGGGCTTCTGCAGGTCAGTGGAGTGGCACAGGTCATCATACACAGAGCTGTCGAACCCTGGAGCCATCATCTTCCAGCAGCGCACGGTCCGGAACTGAAAGCCCTCGCCACATGTCCGAGAACATTCACTCCAGCGGCTCGTTTCCCACCTGTTTCAtacgtaaacacacacaccatcccatacacacatacatgttcAGGTTACACACAAAAGCTATATTTAAACAACAGGTCTATAACACTCCAGAATAGCTGCACATAAACCCATGGTCACTTTTACTGTTGCATGATAATTGGAGATATATGACCCTTAAAACCtcacagcactgagctgtgaagcagtggaactgtagtTAGTTGTGTTTATGATCCTGAACTATGTATCAGTAAATGACCTCATCCGCAAGGTTGCAAACTCAAATGCATATTGCTACATCTTGTGGGGCATTTTTTCCAACCACTGCGTATACAACAACATTGGAGCTCaacacatttggaggagaatgctaacaaCTACTGAGAATTTTTCTACTGTAacaggcagagaaagagagagagagagagagagagagaggtgtgcaattttattattttttgaagTTCCAGCTATGGGCTGCTCCCTAATAGACAAATCTAACGTATTACAGGCAGACGGTAATACTCGCTCTGACCTGGGGGGGCACTCTTTCCCGGTGCATAACTCATGAGTGGGCTCAGGTCGAGTCAAAGCATCACAGTAACTTTCCTCCACCTCAGAACCATCAGACTTCACACAGAGAGCATAGGACGAGCTGATCCCTACAGTTGGGGGGGAGGGTATAAAGAGGAGTAGAGAGCATATCTAAAGATGAACAGGCATATATTATTTGTTGTAAACTTGCATAAAATccagtttaaaagtttgtatAACCAAGAGATCATTAACAATCTTATTAGTTTAATAGAATTCCTCTACTTTAATGGTTTGGTGTCGTAAAAATGAAATCATCAAATTTACAAATAGCTTATTAGTATTTCTCTCTGACAACAACTCTATAACTTACAAAATggaaaaggaaaacaaaggggtttgttttgtgtgagtgtgtgaaaacttGATATTACATTGTGGGAACCATAACATGTTCCAACTCACATTGTTTGGAAAAGTCTTCATTATAGCCGCTATGAAAAGCACTTCCTCATAAtgttaattattacattttaaggtgatgTCATTTGGCTAGTGTTAGTTGTAGTTATGGTTAAGGTCAAGGCAAGTTCAGGGTTGGGGTATGTGGTAGTTATGTTTCAGGCTGAGGAACCCAGGAAAAACTCATTGAAAAAATGCAGAGAAAAGTGGCAAGTGGCATAAAAAAGCCCTTGGGGTAAGGCCCCATTTACACGgatctggcttttttttttttaatacctcCATTCAGATGAATACACAAACAGTTGCATTATGGTGCCaatccagtagggggccatagtacctcttaaagagagaccTCAAAACACCATGGGGCATGAAAGAAAGAGGTTttatcccaaatcactccatactcaaTATGTAGGGCACTACACAActcaaataattattaaatctagatcttaatgatgcactatatatttctaatacaacatcatttatatttattcatatgtgggaatctgaaatctagtgctatctGCGTGTGTACTTTGTTGCCttttcttcatcatcattatcatcatctttGCCGCTTTATACatttcagtgtcgcggtggcaACAAGGCAAGTAAAGAAGCCCAGGGCATCTCTgtggcattcccaggccagttggGAGATaaaatccctccagcgtgtcctagGTCTAACTGGGGTCTCCTTCCAGACGTGCCTAATATATCTCCATTGTGAGGTGTCCAGAAGGCATCCATATCAGATGCAGGAACCACCTCAGATGGCTCCTGTCAATACGAAGGAGTAGTGACTCTACTCTGAGCTCCTCACACGATCACGGAGAGTTCGCCCATCAAAGAAAACTCGTTTCAGCTGCTCGTATCCACGATCTCGTCATTTCAGCCATTAGAGCTCATGatcataggtgagagtgggtatGTAGACAGACTGGTAAATTGAGAGATTTGCTTTACGGCTCagctcttcaccacaatggtcCGCTACAGTGACCACATTACTGCAAACGCGGCACCTAACCTACAGACAACCTCACAATCCCTCTTCCCATTACTTGTGAACAGGAACCCAAGATACTTGGACACCTTCACTGGGGGTAGGTCCTCATTGTAGTTTTATGACTTATGTAATTCACTAAATAGGAAATGAGGAgctatttgaatttcagccagagacagcTGACATGTGTGTCTCAAAAATTCTTCATATTCTTcgtccaaacaaaaacaatgacaacagtatattttttacaaaaaatcTCCACCTTGGAGAGCATTTCAAAGCCATCAAGTTTGCAGTGACCTAAAACAACTTTTTCATGTGGACAGGAGgccaacacacagacaaaaacacttGGGATCTGTCTGGATCAGTGAGGATGGTGTCAGAACCTAGACCAAATCAGTTGGAACTCAATGAATTTGGGCTCAATAATGGCCACGATGGACCAACCATATTTAGCCCAAAATATGTTCTTTTATCCAGTTCTATTATTAAttcccatttttatttatttttttttttacaatttttttctattaatctttattttaatgaatattacatttattttttttacttaatgtTTCTTAAGCGCTCTGAGCTGTTGGAGGTTATAAAAattgttataaaaataaaattattattattataagacaTATTCTGCTTGGTGTGTACAGTTAAGGTACAGGGTGAGGATTAGGGTTAAGGTTCCTGTTAAGGTTTAGGGTCAGGATTAAGGTTAGTTTAAGGCAAGTAGTTGTTATGATTAAGGTTGACTATTAGAGGAAAGAAATGGAGGTCTATGTAACACTATCTGTAACTATGAAGAcaagaatatgtgtgtgtgtgtgtgttggctgaTAATTGCACCTGTGGTACATGTTGAACTGCAGGGTGCGTACGCAGATACCTTCCATCTGTACATATCAGCCAGGCTGGGGTCACGGTCGAGAGACACCACCTCAAACTCATTACTGcaaaggagagacagagagaaataatCAGATCATGATCTAAATCTAAAGTAAAATTATACCTCTGTTACTCAGTAAATGTATTGAAAACTTTGTGTCACTGGTTATATGTTATTTTCCAGCCATGTAAACGGCATCACACCTCTCAGTGTGAGGGAGCTGCAgtggcgccccctgctggatCTGGAGGATATTGGTGTGGTGAGCTGCAGTGCTGTTGGACTGAGAATCCGAGTGTGTCTCTATATCTAGGTCCAGGTCCAGGTCCAGGTCCAGGTCTAGGTCCAGGTCTCCCTCAGACACGTGCGGATCCAGACTGCCGTGATAAACCTCCAGAGCCAGGCTGTTGTCCAGAGAGGAGTGGTTTAGCTTCAGCAGGGCACAGTCCGGGCAAAGGGGCCGGGTCTCTCCAGCCTGGGACAGCAGCTCATAAAGCATACCCTTCACCAGCGGCTGACCACCAGCCTGTGAATCGTTCTTCACACCGGGCGAGTCACTTTCAACCAGGTTAGAGTCGGAACCTGGAGGAGCACAAAGATTTGCTTCAGACTGAAATATAAAACTGCTCAGTCCAGTCAAGtcacatttatttgtatagtgctttttacatcCTGGTGAGGTCACAAAACATCTTTACAAATATTGAGTGAAATTGAGTTAAATGAATATCCTCAGGTGAGCAGCCAAAGGCCACAGTggcaggaaaaactccctcaaggctagagaaagaaaccttggaaagaaccaagactgACAGGGCACCACCCACCTCTGATCAAAGACTTTATTAACAATAGAGATTTAACATAAAGCCGCAGGTAGAAGCAGCCTTGGGCTCTCTGTAGATCATGGAGGTCTTAAGTTGAGGTCTGTGCTATTGTTGGTTGTTTTTCAACTCATACAAGggttatgttgtattttttgtgAGACATCCCCTTGATTGTGATTACTCCTATTTTTTGAGCTGTTTATTTAGAGACCTCCCTCTGGCTGTGGTTGGTACTTATCCCTGAGTTGTTTACGTGGAGATCTCCAGCTGGCCGTAATTGGTCACAAATCCTGGTCATTAGTTTGGAGACGTCCTCTTGatttgatttgtattttttttaaatgtaaccagacatgtcattaaaaaaaagttctAGCAATCAACAGATGCCCCAACACCCACATTGACTGTGATTGGCCCTAATCTCTGAGTTATTTATTGAAACCTCCACTTGACTGTAATTGGTCACAATTTCTGACTCATTTATTTGGAGACCACCCAATGATTGTGACTGGTCCTAAATCCTGACTTATTTATTTGAGACTTTTCCATGACTGTGATTTGCCTGGTTACTGATATGTTACGTCAGATATTTCCCCTCAACTGAGACTGGGCTGAAACTTTGAGATATGTGTTCGGAGAACTCCCCGGCTCTGACTGTGATTGGCCCTAATCCTTGAGTCATTTAT is a window from the Hoplias malabaricus isolate fHopMal1 unplaced genomic scaffold, fHopMal1.hap1 scaffold_386, whole genome shotgun sequence genome containing:
- the LOC136683955 gene encoding ADAMTS-like protein 2, which translates into the protein LTTTHKINSSFCAGSPKQYQLCTNQPCPNSRISFKQHQCSQFNAKAFSRRQYEWVPLYPDDYISISNKPCDLQCTTTTGERQLLVPAQDGTFCRDGVYKGVCIEGHCQVVGCDGKLYSSKTVDKCGVCGGTGDSCYRVSGSYRKGITQLGYAFITNIPVGATDIQVIERRKTENILALSDEAGHFFFNGNTVIDNPRNFRIAGTVFKYRRPSNLFSDGFEYIMAQGPTQHGLNVMYYNLNGKMPHITYEYTVPRVTEARTTAPSLSTLEQPQLGSIMALKVSTPLEPVVNTSSPVLPVSGNEIEARGELGKEGNQSASSGLKEKVEIQGRPEDVPWELQAPHNLSDPAKVQPFKPAELRNELENSVRSQDAQGSFGSDSNLVESDSPGVKNDSQAGGQPLVKGMLYELLSQAGETRPLCPDCALLKLNHSSLDNSLALEVYHGSLDPHVSEGDLDLDLDLDLDLDLDIETHSDSQSNSTAAHHTNILQIQQGAPLQLPHTESNEFEVVSLDRDPSLADMYRWKVSAYAPCSSTCTTGISSSYALCVKSDGSEVEESYCDALTRPEPTHELCTGKECPPRWETSRWSECSRTCGEGFQFRTVRCWKMMAPGFDSSVYDDLCHSTDLQKPMARKACKSKSCGPQWEVSEWSECSARCGGRGVRSREVRCSMDTLLCNDSTRPLAQRECEGPPCDRRWTVSDWGPCSGPCGEGRMTRHVVCKSGNGKVISDVQCDPELKPLDVHPCGDRNCPAHWVEQEWEQCNASCGRGLKVRQVVCAGLEDGVFKEYPESACSGILKPEQSTDCFERPCSKWFTTAWSQCSKTCGSGVRLREVKCYQGDEIGHSCDSALKPQARQSCEIQTCPTEAPAEDMCQDKPTTNCALVLRVNLCTHWYYSKVCCLSCRSKGQ